A single Argentina anserina chromosome 7, drPotAnse1.1, whole genome shotgun sequence DNA region contains:
- the LOC126803863 gene encoding uncharacterized protein LOC126803863 yields MTRSSRHKSSKHRDVREHSDSEKDLSSKDRKESGGAGGGGRVSKESEKRKLDSKEGKESGNGGEYTTEDLVSSKRRKERGVVDDGGSDRWNGGGGGGGEYDRREGSKKSSAKGAGDSKSRRRDGSVEMYGEGAVEVKKSGGGGGGGKGEGKHRERDTDSSRKEGREAGGGGGGGVEREKDREREREKKSKEGRSGGEDQRLVAKQGNANTDLNGRKELESPEPESQIERRIRKRKDDSGDIDKHLDYVEDINGGRLLSRDDLGREGRLKDEKRKDERYKEKFREDMDRDSKRDEKQRDEKQREERSTKDHPGTKSEDKHLRDEKDISDMQQKRSKLQDGERKGEHERDRNRDRESYHVRERERYRDCEREHGWDHGRDRDRDYDRDWDWDRERDGDRDRERNHDRERARDRDRDGDRDRDRDYDRDYDGSHLDDRSLRYKDSSRGKRRSPDDRDDSTDTKSRGVKPRYSDFEKKSSSGDRVESDVNKGRSQSRQAYADTNLSSNKRRTSPSSNLNAGVDEYRYANPDDMKYRDSMADQRSKALPPRDVSGVSERGSMYRSMEKSSKMDDTHLGELSNEKPSGSKASPMALMERSPSSSSIDRRYMNKTAGRRSMDIEETGRRTSASMDNRDFSNTEDRQNRDLPLDKPFMDDMSAADPSTHNRSGQSSFSSSFAPHSNFRAGVESPSFAGSVEDDSRVNSSARYNRRSSDPNLVRGPWRGVPNWPSPVPNGFMPFPHGGPHGGFQGMLPQFSAPPMFGVRPSMEINPYAIPYPIADDRFSGHLRPLGSQNIMEGLGPSHMHPWDGSTGAFRDDSNSYGADWDQNRHQMSARGWDPNAEQWKAQNNDVKRELPSPSPRNDYQTLVDDGVAGQVGQMSNQEDDLDLGVHTKTVETRSSVASPQKESPTTHEKSLDGSKLAIDKVPSLSQYYLSKLDISSELAHSELFSQCMSLLDTEGSATVEEDPTMHTILKAATAGLKSSKTLLSSSLFPPLKDSVFLKAMDLYKKQRMEAKGVSYVTGGRLDIILASSQKNMEAKEVCEVDKVDQLMLKSNAEMEDAPVSSVDEKNTLATVPTDGIEENLKELVSTPGHEMQNHISLGSPKLEMAVEDSNQVEPDEPQTIPDGVEMDSISSEQGKLQVYNADGMSSLDNEASLPTTTTAPAIGDSMSKVGDDNSIHHAEEGVAVDAIRGPSVVIPDGSQKACEALMSDSVILSRIHHSPESTH; encoded by the exons ATGACGAGGAGTTCGAGGCACAAATCGAGTAAGCACAGGGATGTGAGGGAGCATTCGGATTCGGAGAAGGATTTGAGCTCGAAAGATCGGAAGGAGAGCGGCGGCGCCGGCGGAGGAGGTAGGGTTTCGAAGGAGAGTGAGAAGAGGAAGCTGGATTCGAAGGAGGGGAAGGAGTCTGGGAATGGTGGAGAGTATACGACGGAGGATTTAGTGTCGTCGAAGCGGCGGAAGGAGCGAGGGGTGGTGGATGATGGAGGGAGTGACAGGTGGAAcggtggcggtggcggtggcggGGAGTATGATCGCAGGGAGGGGTCGAAGAAGTCCTCGGCGAAAGGCGCAGGGGATTCGAAGAGTAGGAGGAGGGATGGGAGTGTGGAAATGTACGGGGAGGGTGCTGTGGAGGTGAAGAagagcggcggcggcggcggcggcgggaAGGGTGAGGGGAAGCATAGGGAGAGGGATACGGATTCGAGTCGGAAGGAGGGGAGAGAAGCCggcggtggcggtggcggtggAGTAGAGAGGGAGAAGGATAGGGAaagggagagggagaagaaAAGTAAAGAAGGGAGGAGTGGCGGCGAGGATCAACGGCTGGTGGCAAAGCAAGGCAATGCAAATACTG ATTTAAATGGACGGAAGGAGTTGGAAAGTCCTGAACCAGAGAGCCAGATTGAGAGAAGAATAAGGAAAAGGAAAGATGATTCTGGTGATATTGATAAGCATTTAGATTATGTGGAAGACATCAACGGTGGGCGATTATTGTCTAGGGATGATTTAGGCAGGGAAGGCAGGTTGAAAGATGAGAAGCGAAAGGATGAGAGGTACAAAGAGAAGTTTCGTGAAGACATGGATAGGGACAGTAAGCGAGATGAAAAGCAAAGAGATGAGAAGCAAAGGGAAGAACGCTCTACAAAAGATCATCCTGGTACCAAGTCTGAGGATAAGCATTTAAGGGATGAAAAAGATATAAGTGATATGCAACAGAAGAGATCCAAACTTCAGGATGGTGAGCGCAAAGGAGAGCATGAACGTGATCGCAACCGGGACCGTGAGTCATATCATGTTCGTGAGCGTGAGCGGTACCGTGACTGTGAACGTGAACATGGGTGGGATCATGGCCGCGACCGTGATCGCGATTATGATCGGGATTGGGACTGGGATCGTGAGAGAGATGGAGATCGTGACCGAGAGAGGAATCATGACCGTGAGCGTGCTCGAGACCGTGATAGAGATGGTGATCGAGATCGTGATCGTGATTATGACCGGGACTATGACGGGTCACATCTTGATGATCGCAGCTTGAGATATAAAGATAGTAGCAGAGGAAAGAGAAGATCTCCAGATGATCGTGATGATTCTACTGATACTAAATCCAGAGGTGTCAAACCTAGGTATTCAGACTTTGAAAAGAAGTCCTCAAGTGGTGATAGGGTTGAGTCAGATGTTAATAAGGGAAGATCTCAGTCACGGCAAGCTTACGCAGACACTAATTTAAGCAGCAATAAACGAAGGACTTCTCCCAGTTCAAATTTAAACGCTGGCGTAGATGAGTACAG GTATGCTAATCCAGATGATATGAAATATAGGGATTCTATGGCAGATCAGAGGTCCAAAGCACTTCCTCCCAGAGATGTATCTGGAGTTTCCGAAAGAGGTTCTATGTACAGGTCAATGGAGAAATCCAGTAAAATGGATGATACCCATTTAGGGGAGCTTTCAAATGAAAAACCTTCAGGTTCTAAGGCTTCACCAATGGCATTGATGGAAAGATCTCCTTCATCATCAAGTATTGACCGTAGATATATGAACAAAACTGCAGGCAGACGAAGTATGGACATTGAAGAAACAGGTCGGAGAACCAGTGCTTCTATGGATAATAGAGATTTCTCTAATACTGAGGATAGACAGAATCGAGACTTACCATTGGATAAGCCTTTTATGGATGATATGTCTGCTGCTGATCCATCTACTCATAATAGGAGTGGTCAGAGtagtttttcttcttcgttTGCTCCACATTCTAACTTCAGGGCTGGAGTTGAAAGCCCTTCCTTTGCTGGTTCAGTAGAAGATGACAGTAGAGTAAACTCCAGTGCACGTTACAATCGTAGGAGTAGTGATCCCAATTTGGTTCGAGGGCCTTGGAGAGGTGTCCCAAACTGGCCTTCACCAGTTCCAAATGGTTTCATGCCTTTCCCACACGGGGGACCTCATGGTGGTTTTCAAGGGATGCTGCCACAGTTTTCAGCTCCACCAATGTTCGGTGTTAGGCCTTCGATGGAGATTAATCCTTATGCAATTCCTTATCCAATTGCGGATGATAGGTTTTCCGGTCACTTGCGCCCACTAGGGTCTCAGAACATTATGGAAGGCTTGGGCCCTTCTCACATGCATCCATGGGATGGGAGTACTGGCGCCTTTCGAGATGATTCTAACAGTTATGGGGCAGATTGGGATCAGAACAGGCATCAAATGAGTGCGAGAGGATGGGACCCCAATGCTGAGCAATGGAAAGCACAAAACAATGATGTAAAAAGGGAATTGCCCTCCCCATCTCCCAGAAATGATTATCAGACCCTTGTGGATGATGGTGTAGCAGGACAGGTGGGTCAGATGTCTAATCAAGAAGATGACCTGGATCTTGGAGTTCATACTAAAACAGTTGAGACAAGGTCCAGTGTAGCTTCTCCTCAGAAAGAGTCGCCTACAACTCATGAGAAGTCACTGGATGGCTCTAAATTGGCCATTGATAAAGTCCCTTCGTTAAGTCAATACTATCTCTCCAAGCTTGACATTTCATCTGAACTTGCTCATTCTGAGTTGTTCAGCCAGTGTATGAGCCTACTGGATACTGAGGGGAGTGCTACTGTTGAAGAAGATCCTACCATGCATACGATTCTAAAG GCTGCAACAGCaggattgaaatcatccaaaaCATTATTGAGCTCCTCACTTTTTCCACCTTTAAAGGATTCTGTTTTTCTG AAAGCTATGGATCTTTACAAAAAGCAGAGGATGGAAGCAAAAGGCGTGTCATATGTTACTGGAGGGAGATTGGATATTATATTAGCATCAAGTCAGAAGAACATGGAAGCAAAAGAAGTTTGTGAAGTGGACAAAGTGGATCAGTTAATGTTGAAGTCTAATGCAGAAATGGAAGATGCTCCAGTGTCAAGTGTAGATGAGAAGAATACTCTTGCCACTGTACCAACAGATGGCATTGAGGAGAATCTGAAGGAGCTGGTATCAACTCCTGGTCACGAGATGCAAAATCACATTTCTCTCGGTTCTCCCAAGTTGGAAATGGCAGTTGAAGATTCTAATCAAGTTGAACCAGATGAGCCTCAAACAATTCCTGATGGGGTGGAAATGGATTCAATATCTTCAGAGCAGGGGAAACTACAGGTCTATAATGCAGATGGTATGTCATCACTCGATAATGAAGCATCTCTTCCTACCACCACCACTGCACCGGCCATTGGCGATAGCATGAGCAAGGTCGGAGATGACAATTCTATTCATCATGCCGAGGAAGGTGTGGCTGTTGATGCAATAAGGGGTCCATCAGTAGTAATACCAGATGGTTCCCAAAAGGCTTGTGAGGCTTTGATGTCTGATTCGGTAATTTTAAGTCGGATACATCATTCTCCTGAAAGTACACATTGA